Proteins from one Mesotoga infera genomic window:
- the atpB gene encoding F0F1 ATP synthase subunit A, whose product MKISLTKTDKIFLGTVFAGYISVMIYMLVTGYKFQLEGVGQRWIYQLPFGEGPMSRINPLTVIMTWVIMALIIFISTRVKVFKIIPGRKQSLLEVVMEYVYDLVEDSVSKKEFVRPIFNIAASIFLFVLLSNIVGSFPGINAIPTDGGGFKITILSDTWYAPTSDLNMNLMLAGFVFVMSHAFSIKAKGFKSWAKSFFEPAWPMFPMNVIGEIAKPVSHSLRLFGNIMGGGILILIIGYLAKYFIVPAALWGIFGLFFGAIQALIFTILTIAYISSLID is encoded by the coding sequence GTGAAAATTAGTCTTACCAAGACTGATAAGATCTTTCTCGGAACGGTATTCGCAGGTTATATATCTGTAATGATTTATATGCTGGTTACCGGTTATAAGTTCCAGCTTGAGGGTGTTGGCCAACGCTGGATCTACCAGCTTCCCTTCGGCGAAGGACCGATGAGCAGAATCAACCCTTTGACGGTGATAATGACCTGGGTCATTATGGCACTGATCATTTTTATTTCTACCAGGGTAAAGGTTTTTAAGATAATCCCGGGAAGGAAGCAGAGCCTTTTGGAAGTCGTAATGGAGTACGTATACGACCTTGTAGAGGATTCTGTAAGCAAGAAGGAATTTGTCAGACCCATATTCAATATAGCAGCCTCCATATTTCTGTTCGTGCTTTTATCGAATATCGTTGGCAGCTTTCCGGGAATAAATGCAATACCAACTGATGGAGGTGGATTCAAGATCACAATTCTTTCCGATACGTGGTACGCACCTACCTCTGATCTGAACATGAACCTGATGCTGGCGGGTTTTGTATTTGTGATGAGCCATGCTTTTTCGATAAAGGCTAAGGGTTTCAAGAGCTGGGCTAAGAGCTTCTTTGAACCGGCCTGGCCTATGTTCCCCATGAATGTGATAGGAGAGATCGCAAAGCCAGTTTCGCACTCTTTGAGGCTCTTCGGGAACATAATGGGCGGTGGAATTCTCATACTTATAATTGGCTATCTTGCCAAGTACTTCATAGTTCCCGCGGCTCTGTGGGGGATTTTTGGACTGTTCTTCGGGGCGATACAGGCTTTGATCTTTACGATACTTACAATAGCTTACATCAGCTCGTTGATAGATTGA
- a CDS encoding F0F1 ATP synthase subunit C: MMLGKYIGAGLAMGIGAIGPGIGEGRIGASAMEAMARQPEMIGTLTTRMILADAIAETTGIYSLVIAFMILLVV; the protein is encoded by the coding sequence ATGATGCTTGGAAAGTACATAGGAGCGGGACTGGCCATGGGAATCGGTGCCATAGGTCCTGGAATCGGAGAAGGTAGGATCGGAGCCAGCGCCATGGAAGCTATGGCCAGGCAGCCGGAGATGATAGGTACGCTCACTACCAGGATGATTCTGGCCGACGCTATCGCAGAAACCACCGGCATCTATTCGCTGGTTATAGCCTTCATGATCCTGCTGGTCGTGTAA
- the atpH gene encoding ATP synthase F1 subunit delta, translating into MKRSLSLAAKYARALIESISHEKLEGVRRDLKTLSTVISSEELGKFIFDPTVAGERKEAMLLSFLSNPVDETTLLVKLLVNVKKIWLFPDILLSFEEMILERSNRVLVEVISAIPLSDEEKIEIIEKVRKMTGYEGLLESRVDESLIAGYVIKFHDEVIDASLSGRLKRVGMELGNTGSQEVI; encoded by the coding sequence GTGAAAAGAAGCCTTTCTCTGGCTGCAAAATATGCGCGGGCTCTTATAGAGAGTATCTCCCACGAGAAGTTGGAAGGAGTCCGGAGAGATTTGAAGACTCTTTCTACCGTTATCTCTTCGGAGGAACTGGGGAAGTTCATCTTCGACCCTACTGTAGCGGGTGAAAGAAAGGAAGCCATGTTGTTGAGCTTTCTCTCCAATCCAGTTGATGAGACAACGCTTCTTGTGAAACTTCTGGTCAATGTGAAGAAGATCTGGCTTTTTCCCGATATCCTGCTCTCATTCGAAGAAATGATACTGGAACGATCGAACCGGGTGCTGGTGGAAGTGATTTCGGCTATACCGCTGAGCGATGAAGAGAAGATAGAAATAATAGAAAAGGTTCGAAAAATGACCGGTTATGAAGGTTTACTGGAATCAAGAGTGGATGAATCACTAATAGCCGGTTACGTAATAAAGTTCCACGATGAAGTGATAGATGCCAGTCTGTCTGGACGTCTTAAGAGAGTCGGCATGGAATTGGGTAACACTGGCTCTCAGGAGGTGATTTAG
- the atpF gene encoding F0F1 ATP synthase subunit B codes for MIEINLTAVLSILNFLLLYFVLKKVLFDKFFDIIKQRKEKIKGEIAQAEKLRKEANALKEEYTRKMDEARTASDEMLSRAERQSEEIVRQAREKAQQEIQRMYQAAEIQINQEREKAMEDVKGAVVASAVTMVGRFLQKEMDETARKQYARRILESLGDQE; via the coding sequence TTGATCGAGATCAATTTGACTGCGGTTCTATCGATTCTGAACTTTTTGCTGTTGTATTTTGTGTTGAAAAAGGTCCTGTTCGACAAGTTTTTCGACATAATCAAGCAACGAAAAGAAAAGATCAAGGGAGAGATAGCGCAAGCCGAAAAGCTGAGGAAAGAAGCAAACGCTCTCAAAGAGGAATACACTCGAAAGATGGATGAAGCCAGAACTGCCTCCGACGAAATGCTATCCAGGGCCGAAAGGCAGTCTGAAGAGATCGTGCGCCAGGCTCGTGAAAAGGCCCAACAGGAAATACAGAGAATGTATCAGGCTGCCGAAATTCAAATCAACCAGGAACGAGAAAAGGCAATGGAAGATGTAAAGGGAGCCGTAGTGGCTTCGGCCGTGACTATGGTTGGACGTTTCCTACAAAAGGAAATGGATGAAACCGCAAGAAAACAGTACGCCAGAAGAATCCTTGAAAGTCTCGGTGATCAAGAGTGA
- the atpG gene encoding ATP synthase F1 subunit gamma: MSKGKLRAIKKRIESTNSTMQITRAMEMVARAKINKVQKGLKFVRQYEQSMERVLKRAYFGLENRPQPSGEGDLLLVVTADMGLAGAFNAEILKLAELELKKQNVKRLVTVGLKAESYFKRHGVELSAFSHFYDIPDLDEAAIIVDDIMDTMEANNLGGLSMVYSNFKTPLAQIPKVVKILPLKPFERTENDLYDFEPHIELLYSDVLYSWIVSIVLRGLFETKVGELYARQNAMKNATENASNMIERLTLVRNKLRQSNITQEIIEVVNGAEALNG; this comes from the coding sequence ATGAGTAAGGGAAAACTGAGGGCAATAAAGAAGCGTATTGAATCCACCAACTCCACGATGCAGATAACAAGGGCAATGGAGATGGTAGCACGGGCCAAAATAAACAAAGTCCAGAAGGGACTCAAGTTCGTAAGACAGTACGAGCAGTCGATGGAACGTGTCCTGAAGCGGGCGTATTTCGGTCTTGAGAACCGGCCCCAACCCAGCGGTGAAGGCGACTTGCTGCTGGTAGTAACGGCCGATATGGGATTGGCTGGGGCCTTCAACGCTGAAATACTCAAGCTTGCGGAACTGGAATTGAAGAAGCAGAACGTGAAACGACTTGTCACCGTTGGGTTGAAAGCCGAAAGTTATTTCAAAAGGCATGGTGTCGAACTCTCGGCTTTCAGTCATTTCTATGACATTCCAGATCTTGATGAAGCCGCGATTATCGTAGATGATATCATGGACACCATGGAGGCTAATAACCTAGGCGGTTTAAGCATGGTTTACAGCAACTTCAAAACGCCTCTTGCACAGATACCAAAAGTAGTGAAGATACTGCCCCTGAAACCCTTCGAAAGAACTGAGAATGATCTCTACGATTTCGAACCTCACATAGAACTTCTGTACTCCGATGTTCTGTATTCATGGATAGTGTCGATCGTGCTTCGAGGTCTTTTCGAAACCAAGGTAGGCGAGCTGTATGCCAGACAGAACGCCATGAAGAATGCCACGGAGAATGCCAGTAATATGATCGAAAGACTCACGCTCGTGAGAAACAAACTTCGCCAGTCGAACATAACCCAGGAAATCATAGAGGTTGTGAATGGTGCCGAAGCTCTTAACGGGTAA
- a CDS encoding GGDEF domain-containing protein — MDQAIKLKSVLESFPDPSAIISSTGRILRGNSHWERLASSLTMESAAFMECGKELRGLVKRFTEDKNIEEFNDLLSGRKNSLSLELNLSEISEGKGLSLFVSRITLEDMPIFLAIIKDGTEINNLRSLLKEIIYHDNLTGLGNESYFNLYLSRKILRAMDDGSSLFVLYIEISNIKEIMAMFGKRISNSLVVRTFRRLKENLGGKEFFRVQHDAFAVVLESIDRGVLYLELSSLIVKLEKKIICENLELFPDILVGVCEFPVDGKSVDDIMSNCLGALFRAKRENLKWSFYS, encoded by the coding sequence TTGGATCAGGCGATAAAACTCAAAAGTGTACTTGAAAGTTTTCCTGATCCATCGGCCATTATCTCTTCAACGGGAAGAATCCTGCGTGGTAACTCTCATTGGGAGAGACTGGCTTCCTCTCTCACTATGGAATCAGCTGCCTTTATGGAGTGTGGTAAAGAACTCAGGGGATTGGTGAAAAGGTTTACAGAAGATAAAAATATTGAAGAATTTAACGATCTTCTCTCGGGGAGAAAAAACTCTCTCAGTCTTGAACTTAACCTCTCGGAGATTTCTGAGGGGAAAGGCCTTTCATTGTTCGTTTCGCGCATCACTCTTGAAGACATGCCTATATTTCTCGCTATCATTAAAGACGGTACCGAAATAAATAACCTCCGCAGCTTACTCAAGGAAATCATATACCACGATAACCTAACGGGACTTGGAAACGAAAGTTATTTCAATCTCTATCTATCACGCAAAATCCTTCGTGCGATGGATGATGGCAGTTCTCTCTTCGTTCTATATATAGAGATTAGCAATATAAAAGAGATAATGGCTATGTTCGGAAAACGTATCTCTAATTCCCTTGTGGTTAGGACTTTTAGAAGATTGAAAGAGAACCTAGGAGGTAAAGAGTTTTTCAGAGTTCAGCATGATGCCTTCGCAGTAGTTTTGGAGTCGATTGACAGGGGGGTTCTATATCTTGAGCTGAGTTCTCTTATAGTCAAACTAGAGAAGAAAATAATCTGCGAAAACCTAGAACTATTCCCCGATATTCTGGTTGGCGTTTGCGAATTCCCCGTCGATGGAAAAAGTGTTGATGATATTATGAGTAATTGTCTTGGCGCACTTTTTAGGGCAAAAAGAGAGAATCTTAAGTGGAGCTTCTATAGTTGA
- a CDS encoding fibronectin type III domain-containing protein — protein sequence MRRFFLIGLVAITSVVVITFALKKNTEIKVLDTPSLSVKIGEELRVNLSDFISGPNGPVNFKIIKGSGKIEGSIYTVSPRGPEDCEDMVQIEVEAGKSEAVITINIEIVNDPKAPSIEIGNRKVYEGETLIINLPDFTSTDSSDVTYELVSGVGSIDKGVYSYLPGSKEAPTAHRVTIKAMDGQGEWQCTTFSVIVMDVNNLPGKPGNPFPADGTVDFFREVTLLWNAEDPDGDDLFYDVFFGEKGRLELLAKNIDKNEFKISSIEAGREYSWRIDARDGRGGEVQGPLWSFSTKEIPSIVWKRLLGGSGSDSANSLEALADGTFAITGWTESPEISNGKSEEDVFRSGWVVKLDSNGYFAWQKLLEFGWTEISAIIATEDGGFLLAGRSSTENGFKSELPSNLLLVRLDRFTNVKWKTELGRTVSSKVSLAKLDDGFLILGTAAGSEKISCGDVVLIKLDLNGKPVWEKRYGGSSYERAIDMAIAENGDIVVVAETTSIDGDSSGNVAGVLKVNGIKIESSSVLVLRIDGSGRVLWTKVFGGTGEDSPATVEICPAGEIYICGSTNSQNGDFKRKSRDYDGFIIKLDGDGELIWKEIYGGRSNDHLTDMVITGSGGAITVGFTESNETILGSFHEGKLDKLGLTYSDMWIFQVSRTGEMLWSDCYGGTLGDVATSITLCTDGFAVTGYTASEDGDIPTNRGDFDIITLRFK from the coding sequence AAATCATCAAAGGCAGCGGAAAGATAGAGGGAAGTATCTACACAGTTTCTCCCCGGGGACCGGAAGATTGCGAAGATATGGTCCAGATAGAGGTGGAGGCGGGAAAAAGCGAGGCAGTCATCACAATAAACATAGAGATCGTAAATGATCCAAAGGCTCCCTCGATAGAAATCGGCAACCGGAAAGTTTACGAAGGTGAAACTCTGATCATAAACCTTCCAGATTTCACTTCAACCGACTCCAGTGATGTGACTTACGAACTGGTTAGCGGAGTTGGCAGTATAGATAAAGGGGTGTATTCTTATCTTCCCGGATCTAAAGAGGCACCTACCGCACATCGTGTCACGATAAAAGCGATGGATGGACAGGGGGAGTGGCAGTGTACAACATTTTCCGTAATAGTAATGGACGTAAACAACTTGCCTGGGAAACCGGGAAATCCCTTCCCGGCCGATGGAACAGTCGATTTTTTTAGAGAAGTCACGCTCCTGTGGAACGCGGAAGATCCAGATGGTGACGACCTCTTTTACGATGTCTTTTTTGGAGAGAAAGGGAGATTGGAACTTCTCGCGAAAAACATTGATAAAAACGAGTTTAAAATCTCCTCTATAGAGGCGGGACGCGAATACTCCTGGAGAATCGACGCAAGAGACGGAAGGGGTGGAGAAGTTCAAGGACCGCTTTGGAGTTTTTCTACGAAAGAGATTCCCTCCATCGTCTGGAAGCGTCTTCTGGGAGGGAGTGGCAGTGATTCGGCTAATTCGCTCGAAGCACTAGCAGATGGCACATTCGCTATTACCGGTTGGACGGAATCTCCCGAAATATCCAATGGAAAGTCGGAGGAAGATGTATTCAGAAGCGGTTGGGTAGTCAAGCTGGATAGTAATGGCTACTTCGCCTGGCAGAAGTTACTGGAATTTGGCTGGACCGAAATATCAGCAATCATTGCGACTGAGGATGGAGGCTTCCTTCTGGCCGGCAGAAGTTCGACAGAGAATGGTTTCAAAAGCGAATTACCATCGAACCTGTTGCTGGTCCGTCTCGACAGATTCACCAATGTGAAATGGAAGACCGAGCTCGGGCGAACCGTCAGCTCTAAAGTCTCCCTGGCAAAGCTAGATGATGGCTTTTTAATACTTGGAACGGCGGCCGGTTCAGAGAAAATATCTTGTGGCGATGTTGTGCTTATCAAGCTAGATCTCAACGGTAAACCTGTCTGGGAGAAGAGATACGGAGGTAGTTCCTATGAGCGGGCGATAGATATGGCTATAGCCGAAAACGGGGATATAGTTGTGGTAGCCGAAACCACTTCCATAGACGGTGATTCTAGCGGTAATGTTGCGGGAGTCTTGAAAGTAAACGGGATCAAGATTGAGAGTTCTTCGGTATTAGTTCTAAGAATTGACGGCAGTGGTAGAGTTCTATGGACGAAAGTCTTTGGAGGAACCGGAGAGGACTCACCGGCCACAGTTGAAATCTGTCCAGCCGGCGAGATCTATATATGCGGTTCAACTAATTCGCAGAATGGAGATTTCAAAAGGAAAAGTAGAGACTACGACGGCTTCATAATAAAACTCGACGGTGATGGGGAATTAATCTGGAAGGAAATTTATGGAGGCCGTTCGAACGATCATCTAACCGATATGGTCATTACTGGCTCAGGCGGAGCCATCACGGTGGGTTTCACCGAATCAAACGAAACTATACTGGGGAGTTTCCATGAGGGAAAGCTTGATAAGTTGGGCCTTACCTATAGCGATATGTGGATCTTCCAGGTTAGTCGTACTGGAGAAATGCTCTGGAGTGATTGCTATGGAGGGACTCTCGGAGATGTCGCCACATCGATCACTCTGTGTACCGATGGTTTCGCAGTAACCGGCTACACAGCATCAGAAGATGGTGATATACCAACCAATAGGGGAGATTTCGATATCATAACCCTTCGCTTCAAATAA
- the atpA gene encoding F0F1 ATP synthase subunit alpha, whose translation MRISPSEITKVIQDQLQKTDIEFDYFEAGKVIQIGDGIARAYGLKGVMANELVKFENGVFGLALNLEEDNVGVVILGSYKDIKEGDLIRRTGRIMEVPTGNALLGRVVNPLGIPLDGKGPIESDSYRPIEVKATGVVMRKPVDTPLQTGIKAIDATIPIGRGQRELIIGDRQTGKTAIAIDTIINQKDQNVKCIYVAIGQKTAALAKILDRLNQFGAMEYTTIVFASASDTAALSYLAPYAGAAMGESFMFQGQDALVIYDDLSKHASAYRELSLLLRRPPGREAYPGDVFYLHSRLLERAARLNESFGGGSMTALPIIETQANDVSAYIPTNVISITDGQIYLDPNLFYAGNRPAVNVGLSVSRVGGAAQIKAMKKIAGSLRIELAQYRELLSFAQFATELDKATRDQLIRGEKLTELLKQNQYVPMPVQEQVAILYAGVKGYLDDIDTERISQFESSLLKNLRSEYADVLDSIKVKKVIEDEIEKRLIEAIKTTKKLFVR comes from the coding sequence GTGAGGATCAGCCCATCTGAAATTACCAAGGTCATACAGGATCAACTTCAGAAGACTGATATAGAGTTTGATTATTTCGAGGCCGGTAAAGTCATTCAGATAGGTGACGGCATTGCAAGGGCGTACGGTCTGAAAGGCGTTATGGCAAACGAGCTTGTGAAATTCGAGAACGGTGTTTTCGGTCTAGCCCTTAACCTCGAAGAAGATAATGTGGGTGTCGTAATACTTGGTTCTTACAAAGATATAAAAGAGGGAGACCTCATAAGAAGAACCGGCCGAATCATGGAGGTTCCAACCGGAAACGCACTGCTTGGACGGGTAGTAAACCCCCTTGGCATACCGCTGGACGGTAAGGGTCCAATAGAGAGTGACAGTTACAGGCCTATCGAAGTCAAGGCTACAGGTGTAGTCATGAGGAAACCTGTCGATACGCCTCTTCAGACCGGTATAAAGGCGATAGACGCTACGATACCAATAGGTAGAGGTCAGAGAGAACTGATAATTGGCGACAGGCAGACTGGGAAGACGGCGATAGCGATCGATACGATTATCAACCAGAAAGATCAAAACGTGAAATGTATATATGTGGCTATCGGTCAGAAAACGGCGGCGTTGGCCAAGATACTTGACAGACTTAACCAATTCGGTGCAATGGAGTACACAACCATCGTTTTTGCTTCTGCTTCCGATACCGCCGCACTTTCTTATCTTGCTCCGTATGCCGGTGCGGCCATGGGCGAGAGTTTCATGTTTCAGGGACAGGATGCGCTGGTGATTTACGACGATCTTTCAAAGCACGCCTCGGCCTATAGAGAACTATCACTCCTTCTGCGCAGACCACCCGGTCGTGAAGCCTACCCCGGAGATGTTTTCTACCTGCACTCAAGATTGCTGGAGAGAGCGGCCAGGTTGAACGAGAGCTTTGGAGGAGGTTCGATGACGGCTCTTCCAATAATCGAAACACAGGCCAACGATGTTTCGGCTTATATACCGACCAATGTTATCTCGATCACTGATGGGCAAATTTATCTCGATCCAAACCTATTCTACGCCGGTAACCGCCCAGCCGTGAACGTGGGGCTTTCGGTTTCGAGAGTCGGTGGAGCGGCCCAAATAAAGGCCATGAAAAAGATAGCCGGAAGCCTGAGAATCGAGCTGGCACAGTACAGGGAATTGCTCTCTTTTGCGCAATTCGCTACCGAACTCGACAAGGCTACGCGTGACCAGCTAATCCGGGGAGAGAAACTCACCGAACTTTTGAAACAAAACCAGTATGTACCGATGCCAGTTCAGGAGCAAGTTGCAATCCTGTACGCCGGTGTAAAAGGATATTTGGACGATATCGATACGGAAAGAATAAGCCAGTTCGAATCCTCATTATTGAAAAATCTGAGGAGTGAATACGCGGATGTTCTCGATTCAATAAAAGTAAAGAAAGTTATCGAAGACGAGATAGAAAAGAGGCTTATTGAGGCTATTAAGACAACCAAAAAGCTTTTCGTTCGATGA
- the atpD gene encoding F0F1 ATP synthase subunit beta: MPDKKTTNAGKIVAITGPVVDVSFEGAALPDILNALEVENKFLKKKIVLEVSQLIGDNSVRAIAMDSTDGLVRGQEVIDTGKQITVPVGEEILGRMFNLLGEPIDELGDMEYKDRWQIHREAPPVTEQQTEIEILETGIKVIDLLAPFSKGGKIGFSGGAGVGKTVLVMELIRNFAIEQKGLSVFAGVGERTREGNDLWLDMKEAGVIENTALVFGQMNEPPGARFRIGLSAITMAEYFRDVQKKDVLVFIDNIFRFVQAGSEVSALLGRMPSAVGYQPTLATEMGKLQERITSTRSGSITSVQAIYVPADDFTDPAPATTFSHLDATVNLSRSIAEQGLYPAVDPLDSTSKNLDPVVVGSEHYEVARKVQEVLQRYKDLQDIIAILGMEELSEEDQLTVQRARKIQRFLTQPFFVAEKFSNIQGKYVPIAETVRGFKEILDGKHDDLPEQAFMMVGTIEEAVEKAKMLTVGE, from the coding sequence GTGCCCGATAAAAAAACAACTAACGCGGGTAAAATAGTCGCCATAACGGGTCCGGTAGTGGATGTCTCATTTGAAGGTGCTGCTCTTCCCGATATACTGAACGCTCTGGAAGTGGAAAACAAATTCCTTAAAAAAAAGATAGTACTCGAAGTGTCGCAACTTATAGGTGACAACAGTGTAAGGGCGATTGCCATGGACAGCACTGACGGTCTTGTGAGAGGACAGGAAGTCATAGATACAGGCAAACAGATTACTGTGCCCGTGGGCGAAGAGATATTGGGAAGAATGTTTAACCTTCTGGGAGAACCGATAGACGAACTTGGCGATATGGAGTACAAAGACAGATGGCAAATACACAGAGAGGCTCCGCCAGTTACTGAACAGCAGACGGAGATCGAAATACTGGAGACCGGTATTAAGGTTATAGACCTATTGGCACCTTTCAGCAAGGGCGGAAAAATAGGCTTTTCAGGCGGCGCCGGAGTGGGGAAGACCGTTCTTGTCATGGAACTTATCCGAAACTTCGCCATAGAGCAGAAAGGACTCTCCGTATTTGCCGGGGTTGGAGAACGGACGAGAGAAGGGAACGATCTCTGGCTGGACATGAAAGAGGCTGGCGTCATCGAAAATACCGCTTTGGTTTTTGGACAAATGAACGAACCTCCGGGAGCGCGTTTCAGGATAGGACTCTCCGCCATAACCATGGCCGAGTATTTCAGGGACGTTCAGAAGAAGGATGTTCTGGTTTTCATAGACAACATATTCAGGTTCGTTCAAGCCGGTTCGGAAGTTTCGGCTTTGCTGGGGAGAATGCCATCGGCGGTTGGTTACCAGCCAACACTGGCCACAGAAATGGGAAAGCTTCAGGAAAGGATAACTTCGACTAGAAGTGGTTCGATTACCTCCGTTCAGGCGATATACGTTCCGGCCGACGACTTCACAGATCCGGCGCCGGCAACTACATTCAGCCATCTAGATGCTACCGTCAACCTTTCAAGGTCGATCGCGGAGCAGGGTCTCTACCCGGCCGTAGATCCACTTGATTCAACATCTAAAAACCTAGATCCGGTCGTAGTTGGAAGCGAGCATTATGAAGTTGCAAGAAAGGTTCAGGAAGTTCTCCAGAGATACAAAGACCTTCAGGACATCATTGCGATACTTGGAATGGAAGAACTCTCGGAGGAGGACCAGCTAACTGTACAGAGAGCCAGGAAGATACAGCGTTTCCTCACACAGCCTTTCTTCGTTGCCGAGAAGTTCAGCAATATTCAGGGTAAATATGTTCCGATAGCCGAGACCGTGAGAGGTTTCAAGGAGATTCTTGATGGTAAGCATGATGATTTACCGGAACAGGCTTTCATGATGGTCGGAACCATAGAGGAAGCCGTGGAAAAGGCGAAAATGCTTACAGTGGGAGAATGA
- the atpC gene encoding ATP synthase F1 subunit epsilon, with product MLFKTKIVTPYGIVWEGEAEYISFKSVEGEIGFLPERAPAVMKLVVDVVEIRAAGVVHTFAVHGGYILQERDMTTIITDAAERPEEINVERARQRLKRAEELLEISDSRRERARNQAKLQRHMLRIKLGSERWQ from the coding sequence ATGTTGTTTAAGACAAAAATAGTGACGCCTTACGGCATTGTTTGGGAGGGAGAGGCCGAATACATATCTTTCAAGTCTGTAGAGGGTGAAATCGGTTTCCTACCAGAAAGGGCACCGGCGGTAATGAAGCTTGTCGTCGATGTGGTAGAGATAAGAGCTGCAGGCGTAGTTCATACCTTCGCGGTTCACGGTGGATACATACTTCAAGAGAGAGACATGACGACTATCATTACTGACGCGGCGGAAAGGCCGGAAGAGATCAATGTAGAGCGCGCTAGGCAACGATTAAAAAGGGCTGAAGAGCTTCTAGAGATAAGCGACTCCAGAAGAGAAAGAGCCAGGAATCAGGCTAAATTGCAGAGACATATGCTCCGTATAAAGTTAGGCTCTGAGAGATGGCAATAA